In the genome of Bremerella sp. JC817, one region contains:
- a CDS encoding DUF1559 domain-containing protein: MPHSSVLMRRHPRAFTLVELLVVIAIIGVLIALLLPAVQQAREAARRSQCINNLKQIGLAAHNHHDTFLKFPAALYNHNNGYAPNNESDQIGPNWAVKLLPFVEQSALYDIFEVNENNANTVDKWQRDVTLPNGQLARAQEIPAYMCPSDAASKTPYSGVGGNWGRGNYAANGGFGSWWTDGQSYTPNGYSTSVNSDGCFTVNKGRNMAAVTDGTSNSVLVAEVRIGEVDTDQRGVWAMGVSGSSIVNNFSRGDCHGPNDKNGNSDDVYDCQDFADGTGGCWEGCTNTQAVARSLHPGIVNVVMIDGSVRSVAETIDQPTWAFMHAIRDGVPYQKP, encoded by the coding sequence ATGCCGCATTCGTCTGTTTTGATGCGTCGACACCCTAGAGCTTTTACTCTGGTCGAGCTGCTAGTCGTCATTGCCATTATCGGCGTTTTAATTGCCCTTCTGCTACCTGCAGTCCAACAGGCTCGTGAAGCCGCTCGTCGCTCGCAGTGCATTAACAATCTGAAGCAAATTGGTCTGGCGGCGCACAACCACCACGACACGTTCCTGAAGTTCCCAGCCGCGTTGTATAACCACAACAACGGCTATGCTCCCAACAACGAATCAGATCAGATTGGTCCGAACTGGGCCGTCAAGCTGTTGCCTTTCGTCGAACAGTCGGCCCTGTACGACATCTTCGAGGTGAACGAAAACAACGCCAACACGGTCGACAAGTGGCAGCGAGACGTGACCCTGCCCAATGGTCAGCTCGCCCGGGCCCAAGAGATCCCTGCTTACATGTGCCCATCCGACGCGGCATCGAAGACGCCTTACAGCGGTGTTGGCGGCAACTGGGGCCGTGGCAACTACGCTGCCAACGGCGGCTTCGGCTCGTGGTGGACCGATGGTCAATCCTACACCCCGAATGGCTACAGCACTTCGGTGAACTCCGACGGCTGTTTCACCGTGAACAAGGGCCGCAACATGGCCGCTGTGACTGACGGCACCTCGAACTCGGTTCTGGTCGCTGAAGTCCGTATCGGTGAAGTCGATACCGATCAGCGTGGCGTGTGGGCGATGGGCGTTTCAGGCTCGAGCATCGTCAACAACTTCTCGCGTGGTGACTGCCACGGCCCGAACGACAAGAATGGCAACTCGGACGACGTCTACGACTGCCAGGACTTCGCCGATGGCACCGGCGGTTGCTGGGAAGGTTGCACCAACACCCAGGCCGTGGCTCGCTCGCTGCACCCCGGCATCGTCAACGTGGTGATGATCGACGGTAGCGTCCGTAGCGTGGCCGAAACAATCGACCAGCCAACGTGGGCCTTCATGCATGCCATCCGCGATGGTGTGCCTTACCAGAAGCCGTAG
- a CDS encoding DUF1559 domain-containing protein, translated as MRVVGLAGRSRHGFTLVELLVVIAIIGVLIALLLPAVQQAREAARRMHCGNNMKQMGIAIHNYHDTYRYFPPGRVQSGEPYWGNWCIAILPFIEQNALYESYDHTVTCDHANNADEVKMRLEAFICPSDTMPTPIRQPSSGFARDAHAMSYKGMSGYVENEAYNWDHIKEVDMTTQKWKGIFHSVGNYNNDKLNFEKMASVTDGTSNTLMVGEFHQPKDEAGRGAFWAHSKWGYGVGYVILDPYIFGNEYNTCTANTSTNVCRRAWASHHPGGMNFLRADASTFFLPETIDLRIFGAQATMGNGEVERIN; from the coding sequence ATGCGCGTCGTTGGACTCGCCGGACGCTCTCGGCACGGCTTTACCCTGGTCGAATTGTTGGTGGTGATTGCCATCATTGGTGTATTGATCGCACTGCTGCTTCCCGCGGTACAGCAAGCCCGCGAGGCAGCTCGTCGCATGCATTGCGGCAACAACATGAAACAGATGGGGATCGCGATTCACAACTATCACGATACCTATCGCTACTTTCCACCAGGCCGCGTTCAATCGGGCGAGCCTTATTGGGGTAACTGGTGCATCGCGATTCTGCCATTCATCGAACAGAATGCCCTGTACGAATCGTACGATCACACAGTGACCTGCGACCATGCCAACAATGCCGACGAAGTGAAGATGCGACTGGAAGCGTTCATCTGTCCTAGCGACACGATGCCGACTCCGATTCGCCAGCCTTCGTCCGGGTTCGCTCGTGACGCCCACGCCATGTCCTACAAAGGGATGAGCGGGTACGTCGAAAACGAAGCGTACAACTGGGACCACATCAAAGAAGTTGACATGACGACGCAGAAGTGGAAAGGCATCTTCCACAGCGTCGGCAACTACAACAACGACAAGCTGAACTTCGAGAAGATGGCCTCGGTCACCGATGGCACTTCCAACACCTTGATGGTGGGTGAATTTCATCAACCGAAAGATGAAGCTGGCCGTGGCGCCTTCTGGGCACACTCCAAGTGGGGCTATGGTGTCGGGTACGTGATTCTCGATCCGTACATCTTCGGCAACGAATACAACACCTGCACGGCCAATACCAGTACGAACGTTTGCCGACGGGCCTGGGCTTCGCATCACCCCGGCGGCATGAACTTCCTGCGTGCCGATGCGTCGACGTTTTTCCTGCCAGAAACGATCGACCTGCGTATCTTCGGCGCTCAAGCGACGATGGGCAATGGCGAAGTCGAGCGGATCAACTAG